In Carya illinoinensis cultivar Pawnee chromosome 6, C.illinoinensisPawnee_v1, whole genome shotgun sequence, a single genomic region encodes these proteins:
- the LOC122312365 gene encoding uncharacterized protein LOC122312365 codes for MERERRNGSHNYNSFTVRCNGGSRDRDIESLPFASPPSALSSGGAVGYIEHTVSKLDTLAGIAIKYGVEVADIKKMNGLVTDFQMFALKSLQIPLPGRHPPSPCLSNGSITPGQSSSDHIPPWRRHGDFFESFQSLGVKSPQRKVSPSISSLQGYNGLKLRGQKTMPECLEMAAYKRGDSQYLEDGPFPSASLVSNQSLSHHRKSKSLVNALLDENGELAATLSVSEAQNDTDKCCEKMLRRRQKSEADFTHHTPEMLLENNSNTGGFLAKTGKGLALRPKAASRTTTSDSEAGGLNPIPIGLGDSVVSDDFSGVKKSSSTSSLQDQDYSSASSIWTTTRWSLKPDLQALSTAAIAKPIFDGLPKPTPGRRNKAALD; via the exons ATGGAAAGGGAGAGGCGTAATGGCAGTCATAATTATAACTCTTTTACGGTGCGCTGTAATGGAGGCAGTAGAGATAGAGATATAGAGTCTCTGCCGTTCGCTTCGCCTCCTTCTGCGCTTTCGTCCGGCGGTGCTGTTGGTTACATCGAACACACCGTTTCAAAGCTGGACACTCTCGCCGGGATTGCCATCAAGTACGGCGTCGAG GTCGCTGACATAAAAAAGATGAATGGATTGGTTACAGATTTTCAAATGTTTGCTCTCAAGTCTCTCCAGATTCCATTACCTGGCAGGCATCCTCCATCTCCTTGTTTATCAAATGGTTCCATCACTCCAGG ACAGAGCAGTTCTGACCACATCCCACCCTGGCGTAGACATGGTGATTTCTTTGAATCATTTCAGTCCCTTGGAGTTAAGTCTCCTCAGCGGAAGGTTTCTCCATCTATTAGCTCTTTACAGGGTTATAACGGACTCAAACTGAGAGGTCAGAAAACCATGCCTGAATGTCTTGAAATGGCTGCCTACAAAAGAGGAGATTCTCAATATTTAGAAGATGGGCCTTTCCCCAGCGCCTCTCTGGTTTCCAACCAATCTTTGAGCCATCACCGGAAGTCTAAAAGTTTAGTTAATGCTTTATTGGATGAGAATGGTGAGCTAGCTGCCACCCTATCTGTTTCAGAAGCTCAGAACGACACTGATAAATGTTGCGAGAAAATGCTCAGAAGGCGTCAGAAGTCTGAAGCTGATTTCACCCATCACACGCCAGAAATGTTGTTGGAGAATAACAGCAATACTGGTGGGTTTCTGGCAAAAACAGGAAAGGGCTTAGCCTTGAGACCCAAAGCAGCAAGCCGAACTACGACAAGTGATTCTGAAGCAGGTGGTTTGAACCCAATACCAATTGGTCTGGGAGATTCTGTTGTGTCTGATGACTTTTCTGGAGTGAAGAAGTCTTCAAGCACATCAAGTTTGCAGGATCAGGACTACAGTAGTGCTTCATCCATATGGACTACTACAAGGTGGAGTCTGAAACCAGATCTGCAGGCCCTTTCGACTGCAGCCATTGCAAAACCAATTTTTGATGGCTTGCCGAAGCCTACACCGGGTCGAAGAAACAAAGCTGCGCTTGACTAG